One region of Novipirellula artificiosorum genomic DNA includes:
- a CDS encoding ABC transporter ATP-binding protein encodes MIELEDVTIRAGRFELQKVSLCVPSGNYAVLMGRTGRGKTTLLEAICGLRAIASGSIRIDGTDVTDWSAGDRQIGYVPQDLALFPTFTVREHFEFALRLRKQPRPAIEKRTVELAGMLKVEALLNRSIEGLSGGERQRVALGRALSFRPSVLLLDEPLSALDESTRIQMQKLLREIKSEQHVTTLHVTHSQSEAEAVADLQLVIRDGHISIAGDAVEQSLVVAHQPNHELPL; translated from the coding sequence GTGATCGAACTCGAAGATGTAACGATCCGCGCTGGCCGTTTTGAGTTGCAGAAGGTCTCGCTTTGTGTTCCGTCCGGAAACTACGCGGTGCTGATGGGACGCACTGGTCGAGGCAAGACGACCCTGCTTGAAGCGATTTGTGGGTTGCGGGCCATTGCATCGGGATCGATCCGTATTGATGGCACGGACGTGACCGATTGGTCTGCGGGCGACCGACAAATCGGTTACGTGCCACAAGACTTGGCGCTGTTTCCAACCTTCACCGTTCGCGAGCATTTCGAGTTTGCCTTGCGGTTGCGGAAACAGCCAAGACCCGCGATCGAAAAGCGGACGGTCGAGTTGGCCGGGATGCTGAAGGTTGAAGCCTTGCTCAATCGAAGTATCGAGGGACTCAGCGGCGGAGAACGACAACGTGTTGCACTTGGAAGAGCGTTGTCTTTTCGCCCCTCGGTGCTGCTACTCGACGAACCCTTGAGTGCTCTCGACGAATCCACTCGGATTCAGATGCAAAAGTTGCTTCGTGAGATCAAGTCCGAGCAGCACGTGACCACCCTCCACGTCACTCATAGCCAATCCGAGGCCGAAGCGGTTGCCGATCTTCAGTTGGTAATACGAGACGGTCATATTTCCATAGCTGGCGATGCGGTCGAACAATCCCTGGTTGTGGCCCATCAACCAAATCACGAGTTGCCCTTGTGA
- a CDS encoding ABC transporter permease, with protein sequence MTRTDPHREGSKGIASQRTRRSDAPFFLVMGGISSCFLLLILLLLLADVLFTSWSDFSAALRKPEILAAMRLTLLSCTVAALLSVWVATPLGYLLSRFKFPGRILIDTLVDIPIVLPPLVLGLSLLILFHLSIGQWQLESFLRDRLGFPVTFRWPAVVLAQFSVACAFAVRTMRVTFDQMSPRCEEVARTLGCSRAQAFLHIALPQAWRGMIAAMTIAWARALGEFGPILVFAGATRMKTEVLSTTVFLELSIGQLDAAVAVSLLMVVMAMAVLLILRLLGAGVAA encoded by the coding sequence ATGACGAGAACGGATCCGCACCGAGAAGGATCGAAGGGGATAGCGAGCCAGCGGACTCGTCGATCCGATGCCCCCTTTTTCCTAGTGATGGGTGGGATTTCTAGCTGCTTTTTGCTGCTGATCTTGTTGTTGCTGCTTGCGGATGTCCTGTTTACATCGTGGTCGGATTTCTCTGCTGCTTTGCGGAAACCTGAGATTTTGGCTGCCATGCGTTTGACGCTGCTGTCGTGTACCGTCGCCGCCTTGTTGTCGGTATGGGTTGCGACACCGCTTGGCTATTTGCTGTCAAGGTTTAAGTTCCCAGGACGCATATTGATCGATACGTTGGTGGACATTCCAATCGTGTTACCCCCGCTCGTGTTGGGACTCAGCTTATTGATTCTGTTTCACCTCTCCATCGGCCAATGGCAGTTAGAGTCCTTCTTAAGGGATCGACTAGGGTTCCCGGTGACTTTCCGTTGGCCGGCAGTCGTCCTTGCTCAGTTCTCTGTCGCGTGTGCCTTTGCGGTTCGCACCATGCGGGTCACGTTTGACCAGATGAGTCCGCGTTGTGAGGAGGTTGCACGCACGCTTGGGTGCAGCCGAGCGCAGGCGTTTCTGCACATTGCGCTTCCGCAAGCGTGGCGGGGGATGATCGCGGCGATGACGATTGCCTGGGCACGCGCTCTCGGCGAGTTTGGACCGATCTTGGTGTTTGCCGGTGCGACCCGTATGAAGACAGAGGTTTTATCGACGACCGTGTTCTTGGAGCTCAGTATTGGGCAACTCGATGCCGCGGTGGCGGTATCGCTGTTGATGGTGGTGATGGCCATGGCGGTGCTGCTGATCTTGCGTCTACTCGGAGCCGGAGTCGCAGCGTGA
- a CDS encoding substrate-binding domain-containing protein, whose product MMNRTIAVMLGSALLLISLLAMLIRGDGNRSTTSTSHDKPLMVYCAASNRAVMEQVRQAYEDEFQRSVQIQYGPSQTLLSSIEVTRDGDLYLPADDSFLEIGRSKQLVAEILPIASMQAVVAVSKGNPKSIATFADLQSSNVRLVQASPEGTAIGKVTKAILTNLNRWEELDRATLAYRGTVNEVANDISVGAADAGIVYDAVLHTYPGLEFLELPELSAGVSQVSIGVIASTQQPQAALHFARYLSARDRGLLRYAEHGFHTSAGDVWADHPSLSLFAGSMLRPAIEETITAFEEREGVSVDRVYNGCGILVAQMKGGQHPDAYFACDNEFMNQVHDLFPQPVEVSQNELVILVQKGNPLGIARLSDLARDGIRVGVGHEKQCAMGWLTQNTFREAGVEQSVLPNVTVQSPTGDMLVNQLRTKSLDAAVVYLSNAAGSADVLDAIRIDGLKCSIATQPWAVSKESRYPSTAERLFTKLSSADSKEIFAAEGFQWKIDPSKSVAE is encoded by the coding sequence ATGATGAACCGTACGATCGCCGTGATGTTGGGCTCTGCTCTGTTGCTCATCTCGCTGTTGGCAATGCTGATTCGGGGCGATGGGAATCGTTCCACGACGTCGACTTCGCACGACAAGCCTTTGATGGTCTATTGCGCAGCCAGCAATCGGGCCGTGATGGAACAAGTGCGCCAAGCGTATGAGGATGAATTTCAACGCTCGGTACAGATTCAATATGGCCCGTCCCAGACGTTGTTGTCGTCAATCGAAGTCACTCGAGATGGCGATCTGTATCTGCCCGCGGATGACAGTTTCTTGGAAATTGGGCGAAGCAAGCAGCTTGTCGCAGAGATACTTCCAATTGCAAGCATGCAAGCGGTCGTCGCCGTTTCCAAGGGCAACCCCAAATCGATCGCGACATTTGCGGACCTCCAGTCCTCGAACGTTCGATTGGTCCAGGCTAGCCCCGAAGGCACCGCAATCGGCAAAGTGACCAAGGCAATCTTAACGAACTTGAACCGTTGGGAAGAACTTGACCGCGCGACCCTTGCCTATCGTGGGACGGTCAACGAAGTCGCTAATGATATCTCTGTCGGAGCCGCGGACGCAGGGATCGTCTATGATGCCGTTCTACATACCTATCCTGGGCTTGAGTTTCTCGAATTGCCCGAGCTGTCGGCTGGCGTTTCGCAGGTTTCCATTGGCGTGATCGCATCGACGCAACAACCTCAGGCAGCACTCCATTTTGCTCGATATCTGTCGGCCCGTGATCGCGGGTTACTCCGTTACGCGGAGCATGGTTTCCACACTTCGGCCGGTGATGTTTGGGCGGACCACCCGAGTCTTTCTCTGTTTGCTGGATCGATGCTAAGGCCTGCCATCGAAGAGACGATCACCGCGTTCGAGGAGCGTGAAGGAGTATCCGTGGATCGTGTCTACAACGGCTGTGGTATTTTGGTCGCGCAAATGAAGGGCGGTCAGCATCCCGATGCCTACTTTGCTTGTGATAACGAGTTCATGAATCAAGTTCATGATTTGTTTCCACAGCCGGTGGAAGTGTCGCAGAATGAACTGGTTATTTTGGTGCAGAAAGGAAACCCACTTGGGATCGCTCGGTTGAGCGATCTTGCCCGGGACGGTATTCGCGTGGGGGTGGGGCACGAGAAACAGTGTGCAATGGGCTGGCTGACACAGAATACTTTTCGTGAAGCGGGCGTTGAGCAATCGGTGTTGCCTAATGTGACGGTTCAGTCGCCCACCGGGGATATGTTGGTGAATCAGTTGCGAACGAAGTCTCTTGACGCCGCCGTCGTGTACCTGAGCAATGCGGCCGGGTCAGCCGATGTGCTGGATGCCATCCGCATCGACGGGCTGAAGTGCAGTATCGCAACTCAACCGTGGGCGGTATCAAAGGAATCTCGATATCCAAGCACCGCGGAGCGTCTGTTCACGAAGCTTAGCTCGGCCGACTCGAAAGAAATCTTCGCAGCGGAGGGGTTTCAGTGGAAGATCGATCCGTCGAAGAGCGTCGCCGAATGA
- a CDS encoding outer membrane protein assembly factor BamB family protein, with product MGVLAAGLLLCCPLAAANPIEEAARIVEESEVTAGFFVHLGAGDGKLTSALGAGETVQIHGLVRDASQLASTRASVFAAGQYGNIAFDHFDATELPYVDNLVNLFVSEDLGDVSIEEVTRVLTPNGVAMIKNDDRWTRLVKPRPDSIDEWSHYLHDASGNSVAHDDVVAPPRHLQWVGSPRWSRHHDRMASMSALVSTGGRMFYIMDEGSRISIQLPPKWKLIARDAFNGSVLWKRDIENWQAHLWPLKSGPTQLSRRLVSNGDTVYVTLGFNEPLTALDAKSGKTIRTYAGTDATEEIINTNGMLFLVVRKGKAELADYAPLHGTVGDQARSRDFFWDEEPRVLMAFDAESGRQLWAKQTRISPLSLSADSSRVFFHDGESLVSVDQKTGELGWQSQPVSRRESFTFNFGPRLVVYEDVVLYSGGNGKMLSLDSKTGKRLWDADFPNSGYQSPQDLMVVDGLVWLAPLTSGKDTGVYTGRDPRTGEVVKEFAPDVDTYWFHHRCYIAKATDNFLMPSRTGIEFVDPDTEHWDIHHWVRGGCLYGVMPCNGLTYAPPHNCACYPEAKLYGFNALAPLAPSRPVPGKVSERGRFEKGPAFGLGLADPNQDRREDWPEYRHDAGRSGTTGGPIAEELKAKWECKLGGRLTSPVIANGKVYVAQTDAHTLHALDETNGESRWTFTAGGRIDSPPTVSRGRVVFGAADGWVYCLSTGGELVWRYRAAPLDRRTMAYEQLESLWPVHGSVLIHKGTVYCVAGRSIFLDGGLRMLRLDLATGKKLSETLMDETNPDTGNNIQEKLQILQMPVGLPDILSCDGNHIFMKSQKFDLEGNRLEIGPNSGDFAKQASKQRGVDAHIFAPMGFLDDTWFHRSYWVLGQSFAGGHGGYYQAGRFAPSGRILVNGNGYVYGYGRKPQYLRWTTTLEHQLFAAEPDPPEIPDQPKKQASGPVIPSASFPITQSLNPANKPITVEAWMTTTKPNGVLIARGGPAAGFALTIEGGQPVFHLRSENVLNSVKGKSRVVGGWHHLVGVLGKDKSMKLYVDGRLAGEGRANELIQTDPKQGLDIGQDSGSSVGDYKGVSPFTGVIDEVRLYFDEASEEQITRRFNEGNEISPDAVLAISFDDGTARDYSIHRNNGTLEAGKLVDGQFGKAIMLVAPKNAGNAAGQSSSPSLVDPKWTQDVPIYVRGMVLAGNNLFIVGPPDMIDEEATFQGLTEHDAETKKLLDQQDAALEGSEGASLLAVNIDTGELKQEVKIDSLPTWDGLAGANGQLYLSTLDGSVICFGE from the coding sequence ATGGGTGTCCTCGCAGCCGGATTGCTGTTGTGTTGCCCGCTTGCTGCGGCCAACCCGATCGAGGAGGCGGCCCGAATCGTCGAAGAATCAGAAGTGACAGCTGGTTTTTTTGTCCATCTTGGTGCGGGCGATGGGAAACTGACCTCTGCTCTCGGGGCAGGGGAAACCGTCCAAATTCACGGACTAGTTCGCGACGCTAGCCAGTTGGCCTCGACAAGAGCAAGCGTCTTCGCAGCGGGCCAATACGGGAACATCGCGTTCGACCATTTCGATGCCACGGAATTGCCCTACGTGGATAACTTGGTCAACTTGTTTGTTAGCGAGGACTTGGGCGATGTTTCCATCGAGGAAGTCACTCGTGTGCTGACTCCCAATGGCGTCGCCATGATCAAGAACGATGATCGTTGGACGAGACTTGTCAAACCGCGGCCAGACAGCATCGACGAGTGGTCGCACTACCTGCATGACGCATCGGGCAACTCGGTTGCCCACGACGACGTCGTCGCACCACCGCGTCATTTGCAGTGGGTGGGAAGCCCTCGCTGGTCTCGCCATCATGACCGGATGGCCAGCATGAGTGCATTGGTGTCGACTGGCGGACGGATGTTCTACATCATGGATGAAGGCAGCCGGATTTCGATTCAACTTCCGCCTAAGTGGAAGTTGATTGCTCGCGATGCCTTCAATGGCAGTGTTCTGTGGAAGCGTGACATCGAGAACTGGCAAGCTCATTTGTGGCCTCTTAAAAGTGGCCCCACGCAATTGTCCCGTCGCTTGGTTTCGAACGGCGACACGGTCTACGTCACCTTGGGCTTCAATGAGCCGCTGACCGCGCTCGATGCGAAGTCGGGCAAGACGATCCGAACCTACGCGGGTACGGATGCCACCGAAGAGATCATCAATACCAATGGGATGCTGTTTCTGGTCGTCCGAAAAGGAAAGGCAGAGTTAGCAGATTATGCGCCGCTGCATGGAACCGTCGGTGATCAGGCACGTTCGCGTGACTTCTTTTGGGACGAGGAACCTCGCGTGCTGATGGCGTTCGATGCCGAGTCGGGGCGGCAATTGTGGGCGAAACAGACAAGGATTTCACCCCTGTCCCTCTCGGCGGATAGCTCGCGAGTCTTCTTCCATGATGGGGAATCGCTTGTTTCGGTCGATCAAAAGACGGGTGAACTGGGTTGGCAGAGCCAGCCTGTATCGCGACGAGAGTCCTTTACGTTCAACTTTGGTCCACGCTTGGTGGTTTACGAGGATGTTGTGCTCTATTCCGGTGGCAATGGCAAGATGCTGAGCCTTGATTCCAAAACCGGTAAAAGGTTATGGGATGCGGACTTTCCCAACAGTGGCTATCAATCGCCTCAGGACTTGATGGTGGTGGATGGATTGGTTTGGCTCGCCCCGCTGACCAGCGGAAAAGACACGGGAGTCTACACGGGGCGGGATCCGCGGACCGGTGAGGTGGTGAAGGAATTCGCACCGGACGTGGATACTTATTGGTTCCACCACCGGTGCTACATTGCCAAGGCGACCGACAATTTCTTAATGCCTTCGCGAACAGGAATCGAATTCGTGGATCCCGATACCGAACACTGGGATATTCACCATTGGGTTCGAGGTGGTTGTTTGTATGGGGTGATGCCCTGTAATGGTTTGACCTACGCACCACCGCATAATTGTGCTTGCTATCCCGAAGCCAAACTCTACGGATTCAATGCACTCGCACCGCTCGCCCCTTCGAGGCCAGTTCCCGGTAAGGTGAGCGAACGGGGGAGGTTCGAAAAAGGACCAGCCTTTGGCTTAGGGTTGGCTGACCCCAATCAGGATCGCCGCGAGGATTGGCCTGAGTATCGCCATGATGCAGGGCGTAGTGGAACGACCGGTGGGCCGATTGCGGAGGAGCTGAAAGCGAAGTGGGAGTGCAAGCTTGGGGGCCGATTGACTTCTCCCGTGATTGCCAATGGCAAGGTTTACGTTGCGCAAACCGATGCTCATACCCTTCATGCCTTGGATGAAACCAATGGCGAGTCACGTTGGACCTTCACCGCAGGGGGCCGCATCGATTCACCGCCAACGGTCAGCCGGGGCCGAGTTGTTTTCGGTGCCGCTGATGGATGGGTTTACTGTTTATCCACCGGCGGTGAGTTGGTTTGGCGATACCGGGCCGCACCGCTCGACCGACGTACCATGGCGTACGAACAACTTGAATCACTGTGGCCCGTTCATGGTAGCGTGTTGATTCACAAGGGAACCGTTTACTGCGTAGCGGGTCGCTCGATCTTCTTGGATGGCGGTTTGCGAATGCTTCGCTTGGATCTCGCTACGGGGAAAAAGTTGTCCGAGACGCTGATGGATGAAACCAATCCCGATACGGGCAACAACATCCAAGAGAAGCTGCAGATTCTTCAAATGCCAGTTGGATTGCCCGATATTTTGTCGTGCGACGGCAATCACATTTTCATGAAGTCGCAAAAGTTCGACCTCGAGGGCAACCGTTTGGAAATTGGCCCGAATTCCGGCGACTTCGCCAAGCAAGCCTCCAAACAACGTGGGGTCGACGCTCACATTTTTGCGCCAATGGGATTCCTCGATGATACTTGGTTCCATCGCTCTTACTGGGTGCTGGGGCAGAGTTTTGCCGGCGGACATGGCGGTTACTATCAAGCCGGGCGTTTTGCTCCGTCCGGTCGGATCTTGGTCAATGGGAACGGCTATGTTTATGGCTATGGACGAAAACCTCAATATTTGCGTTGGACAACAACCTTAGAACATCAATTGTTCGCCGCGGAACCCGATCCACCGGAGATCCCTGACCAACCGAAGAAGCAGGCCAGTGGTCCGGTGATCCCGTCGGCATCCTTTCCGATCACGCAAAGTCTGAATCCCGCCAACAAGCCGATTACGGTGGAAGCTTGGATGACGACGACCAAACCCAATGGGGTCCTGATTGCTCGCGGTGGACCAGCGGCTGGATTTGCACTGACGATCGAAGGGGGGCAACCTGTCTTCCATCTCCGCAGCGAGAACGTCTTGAACAGCGTGAAAGGCAAGTCCCGCGTCGTCGGGGGTTGGCACCATCTTGTCGGCGTGCTGGGCAAGGACAAGTCGATGAAGCTGTATGTCGACGGACGCCTTGCGGGCGAAGGGCGGGCCAATGAGCTGATCCAGACCGATCCGAAACAAGGACTCGACATCGGCCAAGACAGTGGTTCCTCCGTGGGTGATTACAAGGGCGTGTCGCCGTTCACGGGAGTCATCGATGAGGTTCGCCTCTACTTTGATGAGGCGAGCGAGGAGCAGATCACTCGCCGTTTCAACGAAGGAAACGAGATCTCACCCGACGCAGTGTTGGCGATAAGTTTTGACGACGGAACGGCACGCGACTACTCCATCCACCGGAACAACGGCACGTTGGAAGCAGGCAAGTTGGTCGACGGGCAATTTGGCAAAGCAATCATGCTCGTTGCCCCGAAGAACGCTGGCAATGCGGCCGGTCAATCAAGCAGTCCAAGTCTGGTCGATCCGAAGTGGACTCAGGATGTGCCGATTTACGTCCGCGGCATGGTGCTGGCCGGCAACAATTTGTTTATCGTGGGGCCGCCCGATATGATCGACGAAGAAGCAACCTTCCAAGGTTTGACCGAGCATGACGCAGAAACGAAGAAACTGCTTGATCAACAAGATGCCGCGTTGGAAGGCAGCGAGGGCGCTTCGTTGCTTGCCGTCAATATCGATACCGGTGAACTGAAGCAGGAAGTCAAGATCGATAGCCTTCCGACTTGGGACGGACTTGCCGGTGCGAACGGGCAATTGTACTTATCGACGCTCGATGGCTCTGTGATCTGCTTCGGGGAATAG
- a CDS encoding Gfo/Idh/MocA family protein produces the protein MNPSHPQQRSQLKVLNRRVFGSGVAAASIGLIAAPALAQTSNAPKLRLGVIGCGGRGTWIAKLFAAHGGYEVVAAADYFEDRVNSFGDALKVSASRRHTGLSGYKKMLDDPHLDAVAIESPPYFHPQQAEDAVEAGKHVYLAKPIAVDVPGCKSVEQSGKKATAKGLCFLVDFQTRANTYFQEAIKQVHEGAVGKFAFGESTYHAGIPWKGQIVAAASGTPEDQLRAWGLNRILSGDIITEQNIHTLDVASWIMNAAPESAFGTGGQKVRDFGSCWDTFSVIFNYADNIGITFSSRQFDGHGSEPEGIRNRMFGSEGVLETAYGGQVQIRGEHAYEGGSSPGIFKEGAVTNIATFYDQIQNKDCSNSTVPESVRSNLTTILGRTAAYQGRVVTWKEIMQNAEPWLINLTGLKT, from the coding sequence GTGAACCCTTCTCACCCGCAACAGCGTTCTCAACTTAAGGTCCTCAACCGCCGTGTTTTTGGCAGTGGAGTCGCGGCTGCATCCATCGGATTGATCGCAGCTCCGGCGCTCGCACAAACATCGAACGCGCCAAAGCTTCGATTGGGCGTGATTGGTTGTGGAGGTCGAGGGACATGGATCGCAAAGTTGTTTGCGGCTCACGGCGGCTATGAAGTCGTTGCCGCTGCTGACTATTTCGAGGATCGTGTGAATTCGTTTGGCGATGCGTTGAAGGTATCCGCGAGCCGAAGGCATACGGGGCTTTCCGGATACAAGAAGATGCTCGACGATCCCCATCTCGACGCGGTCGCGATTGAGAGCCCACCTTACTTCCACCCGCAACAAGCCGAAGACGCTGTTGAGGCAGGAAAGCATGTCTATCTAGCGAAGCCAATCGCCGTGGATGTACCGGGCTGCAAGTCGGTGGAGCAGAGCGGGAAGAAGGCAACCGCGAAGGGGCTATGCTTTCTGGTTGATTTTCAAACTCGTGCCAACACGTATTTTCAGGAAGCGATCAAGCAGGTGCACGAGGGAGCTGTTGGCAAGTTTGCGTTTGGTGAATCGACCTACCATGCCGGAATTCCATGGAAAGGTCAAATCGTTGCGGCAGCCTCTGGGACTCCGGAAGACCAGCTTCGCGCGTGGGGTTTGAATCGCATTTTGTCAGGCGACATCATTACCGAACAGAACATCCACACGCTGGACGTGGCCAGTTGGATTATGAATGCTGCGCCGGAAAGCGCTTTTGGAACGGGCGGGCAAAAAGTGCGCGACTTTGGGTCGTGCTGGGACACCTTCAGCGTGATCTTCAATTATGCCGACAACATTGGCATCACATTCAGTTCGCGACAATTCGATGGACATGGAAGCGAACCGGAAGGCATCCGCAATCGGATGTTCGGATCGGAGGGGGTGCTAGAAACCGCCTACGGTGGCCAGGTCCAAATTCGCGGCGAGCACGCCTATGAAGGTGGCAGTTCGCCTGGCATCTTCAAAGAAGGCGCCGTCACCAATATCGCTACGTTCTATGACCAAATCCAAAACAAGGATTGCAGCAACTCGACGGTACCGGAAAGCGTGCGCAGTAATCTAACCACCATTCTTGGGAGGACGGCCGCTTATCAGGGACGTGTGGTCACTTGGAAGGAAATCATGCAGAACGCAGAACCTTGGCTCATAAACTTAACGGGGCTCAAAACCTAA
- a CDS encoding rhamnogalacturonan lyase: MKYSTLCFLFLFAVVAASDIQAQRQMELLDRGVVAVKTDDKVFISWRLFANEPQETTFNLYRLSSDGSSTRLNEQPLAAGTNFVDQQTVGSPNDRYFVNTIGPDGEGKASTAVPIWRSGYAEIPIQVVEGYRAGDVSIADLDGDGQYEFVLHQISNPKDNSHSGITGSPILDAYEWNGRLLWRVHLGKNVREGEHYTPFLVYDLDGDGKAEVACKTADGTVDGKGNVVGDATKDWRDTDETSRSFGRILDGPEYFTVFSGQDGVALETVDYIPGRDPIDGWGGIGGNGGNDRYGNRCDRFLACVAYLDGERPSVVMCRGVYGRIVLVAWDWREGRLTRRWTFDSGISYPPYSDASPFSGMGGHSLSVADVDGDGRDEIVYQAMVVDDNGKGLYSTGLRHGDAMHVSDLDPDRPGQEVFTVQENEGSTVRFQTPGAAMRDARTGEILWSHSPGVDVGAGIAADIDPRHFGCEAWGGPGGLRNAKGESIGRSPRSTGYAVWWDGDLLRELIGRNGVTKWNWETQQEETIFAIEGRGAPRGPNLMGDIIGDWREEIVTTAPDGKSLRVYSTTVPTDHRIYTLMQDPQYRLGIAWQNVAYNKPPHTSFFLGNAMQAPPIPILRQTGN; the protein is encoded by the coding sequence TTGAAGTACTCCACACTGTGTTTCCTTTTTCTGTTTGCAGTTGTCGCGGCATCCGACATCCAGGCACAACGACAAATGGAACTCCTTGACCGAGGGGTTGTTGCGGTGAAAACCGACGACAAGGTTTTCATCAGTTGGCGATTGTTTGCGAACGAACCTCAGGAAACAACGTTCAACCTGTACCGACTTTCTTCGGACGGATCATCGACTCGTCTCAACGAGCAACCGTTGGCTGCCGGTACGAACTTCGTAGATCAGCAGACGGTAGGTTCACCGAACGACCGCTACTTCGTTAACACCATCGGTCCGGATGGCGAAGGCAAAGCCTCGACGGCGGTACCGATTTGGCGTTCTGGTTATGCTGAGATCCCGATCCAAGTCGTCGAGGGCTATCGAGCAGGTGATGTGTCGATCGCGGATCTGGATGGTGACGGCCAGTACGAGTTCGTCCTGCATCAGATTTCCAATCCAAAAGACAATTCGCATTCCGGGATCACTGGCAGTCCAATACTCGACGCTTACGAATGGAATGGTAGGCTGCTTTGGCGAGTTCACCTCGGCAAGAATGTACGCGAAGGTGAGCACTACACTCCGTTCTTGGTTTACGACTTAGACGGTGATGGAAAAGCGGAAGTCGCCTGCAAAACGGCCGACGGGACGGTCGACGGAAAGGGAAATGTTGTCGGCGACGCTACGAAAGATTGGCGTGACACGGACGAGACGTCACGATCCTTTGGGCGAATTCTCGATGGGCCAGAGTACTTTACGGTGTTCAGCGGGCAAGACGGCGTAGCACTGGAGACGGTCGATTATATTCCCGGCCGCGATCCGATCGACGGTTGGGGCGGCATCGGCGGGAATGGCGGAAACGACCGCTATGGCAATCGCTGCGACCGTTTTCTTGCCTGCGTCGCCTATCTCGATGGCGAGCGACCCAGCGTCGTGATGTGTCGAGGCGTTTATGGTCGCATCGTCCTTGTTGCCTGGGACTGGCGTGAGGGACGGTTGACGCGGCGATGGACTTTCGATTCCGGCATCAGCTATCCGCCCTATTCCGACGCGTCACCGTTTTCGGGGATGGGTGGGCATTCATTGTCGGTTGCCGATGTCGACGGTGATGGTCGCGACGAAATTGTTTACCAAGCGATGGTCGTTGATGATAACGGGAAAGGACTTTACTCGACCGGCTTGAGACACGGTGACGCAATGCATGTCAGCGACCTGGATCCAGATCGCCCAGGCCAGGAAGTTTTCACCGTTCAGGAAAACGAGGGATCCACGGTGCGTTTTCAGACTCCCGGCGCAGCGATGCGAGACGCAAGGACAGGCGAAATTCTCTGGAGCCATAGCCCGGGCGTTGACGTTGGAGCGGGCATCGCCGCCGACATTGATCCTCGACATTTTGGCTGCGAAGCCTGGGGCGGTCCCGGCGGATTGCGAAATGCAAAGGGCGAGTCGATTGGCCGCAGCCCTCGTTCGACAGGATACGCTGTTTGGTGGGACGGAGACTTGTTGCGTGAATTGATCGGTCGCAACGGAGTCACCAAATGGAATTGGGAAACGCAGCAAGAAGAAACGATTTTTGCTATCGAGGGGCGTGGCGCGCCGCGCGGTCCGAATCTGATGGGCGACATCATCGGTGACTGGCGCGAAGAAATTGTGACAACGGCCCCCGATGGAAAATCATTGCGTGTCTACTCAACGACTGTGCCAACCGATCACCGCATCTACACGCTGATGCAAGACCCTCAATACCGACTCGGCATCGCCTGGCAAAACGTCGCGTACAATAAGCCACCGCACACCAGCTTTTTTTTGGGCAATGCGATGCAAGCCCCCCCCATTCCCATCCTTCGTCAAACTGGCAACTAA